Proteins encoded in a region of the Zea mays cultivar B73 chromosome 2, Zm-B73-REFERENCE-NAM-5.0, whole genome shotgun sequence genome:
- the LOC103647816 gene encoding uncharacterized hydrolase YugF isoform X2, which translates to MPPLLTSSSVPALPLAAWSRYRLRVAASNAASAPDGAGATARCTSTGGFPSFLPGAVERIRDGAAIRLAKRIERVPVQTSFSGSAISSSCVRPLKQQQDGDPVVLLHGFDSSVLEWRYTYPLLEEAGLEAWAVDILGWGFSDLETRPPCDVASKREHFYQFWKSYIKRPMVLVGPSLGAAVAIDFSVNYPEAVSKLIFIGASVYSEGPKDMTRMPKFVSYAGVFILKSLPLRFLATRLAFKKTPNEFFDWVQVKHKCLILWGEDDGIISSKLAYRLHQELPDAILRQVRQCGHIPHVEKPREAAKHVLEFLARNTSDKSDQSPSEPSDKSDQSPSEPSVVVNR; encoded by the exons ATGCCGCCTCTCCTCACCTCCTCCTCCGTACCGGCGCTGCCGCTGGCCGCGTGGTCCAGGTACCGCCTCAGGGTTGCGGCTTCCAACGCCGCCTCCGCCCCGGACGGGGCCGGCGCCACTGCCAGATGCACCAGCACCGGCGGGTTCCCGTCCTTCCTTCCCGGGGCGGTGGAGCGCATCCGCGACGGCGCTGCCATCCGCCTGGCCAAGCGAATCGAGCGCGTGCCCGTCCAG ACCAGTTTCTCGGGTAGCGCGATATCGAGCAGCTGTGTGAGgccgctcaagcagcaacaggacGGTGATCCGGTCGTGCTGCTGCATGGATTCGACAG TTCTGTTCTAGAATGGAGATACACCTACCCATTGCTCGAGGAGGCCGGATTGGAGGCTTGGGCTGTGGACATCCTTGGGTGGGGCTTCTCTGATTTGG AAACACGGCCGCCATGTGATGTTGCATCCAAACGCGAGCATTTTTACCAG TTCTGGAAATCTTACATCAAAAGGCCTATGGTGTTAGTCGGGCCCAGCCTTGGTGCTGCTGTTGCCATTGATTTTTCAGTCAACTACCCCGAAGCG GTCTCGAAATTGATCTTCATTGGTGCAAGTGTATACTCTGAGGGCCCAAAAGATATGACCAGGATGCCTAAATTTGTTTCATATGCTGGG gtgtttatattgaaGAGTCTTCCACTGCGATTTTTAGCAACAAGATTGGCATTTAAAAAAACTCCAAATGAATTCTTTGATTGGGTGCAA GTGAAGCATAAATGCCTGATCCTGTGGGGAGAGGATGATGGAATAATAAGCAGCAAACTAGCATAT AGGTTGCATCAGGAACTCCCAGACGCTATTCTGAGGCAGGTCCGGCAGTGTGGCCATATTCCTCACGTGGAGAAGCCAAGGGAGGCCGCAAAACATGTTCTTGAATTCCTCGCAAGAAACACGTCAGACAAGTCAGACCAGTCTCCTTCCGAGCCGTCAGACAAGTCAGACCAGTCTCCTTCCGAGCCGTCAGTAGTCGT GAACCGCTGA
- the LOC103647816 gene encoding uncharacterized hydrolase YugF isoform X1: MPPLLTSSSVPALPLAAWSRYRLRVAASNAASAPDGAGATARCTSTGGFPSFLPGAVERIRDGAAIRLAKRIERVPVQTSFSGSAISSSCVRPLKQQQDGDPVVLLHGFDSSVLEWRYTYPLLEEAGLEAWAVDILGWGFSDLETRPPCDVASKREHFYQFWKSYIKRPMVLVGPSLGAAVAIDFSVNYPEAVSKLIFIGASVYSEGPKDMTRMPKFVSYAGVFILKSLPLRFLATRLAFKKTPNEFFDWVQIGRLHCLLPWWEDATVDFMIRGGYNVINQIKQVKHKCLILWGEDDGIISSKLAYRLHQELPDAILRQVRQCGHIPHVEKPREAAKHVLEFLARNTSDKSDQSPSEPSDKSDQSPSEPSVVVNR; the protein is encoded by the exons ATGCCGCCTCTCCTCACCTCCTCCTCCGTACCGGCGCTGCCGCTGGCCGCGTGGTCCAGGTACCGCCTCAGGGTTGCGGCTTCCAACGCCGCCTCCGCCCCGGACGGGGCCGGCGCCACTGCCAGATGCACCAGCACCGGCGGGTTCCCGTCCTTCCTTCCCGGGGCGGTGGAGCGCATCCGCGACGGCGCTGCCATCCGCCTGGCCAAGCGAATCGAGCGCGTGCCCGTCCAG ACCAGTTTCTCGGGTAGCGCGATATCGAGCAGCTGTGTGAGgccgctcaagcagcaacaggacGGTGATCCGGTCGTGCTGCTGCATGGATTCGACAG TTCTGTTCTAGAATGGAGATACACCTACCCATTGCTCGAGGAGGCCGGATTGGAGGCTTGGGCTGTGGACATCCTTGGGTGGGGCTTCTCTGATTTGG AAACACGGCCGCCATGTGATGTTGCATCCAAACGCGAGCATTTTTACCAG TTCTGGAAATCTTACATCAAAAGGCCTATGGTGTTAGTCGGGCCCAGCCTTGGTGCTGCTGTTGCCATTGATTTTTCAGTCAACTACCCCGAAGCG GTCTCGAAATTGATCTTCATTGGTGCAAGTGTATACTCTGAGGGCCCAAAAGATATGACCAGGATGCCTAAATTTGTTTCATATGCTGGG gtgtttatattgaaGAGTCTTCCACTGCGATTTTTAGCAACAAGATTGGCATTTAAAAAAACTCCAAATGAATTCTTTGATTGGGTGCAA ATTGGCCGTCTGCATTGCCTACTTCCCTGGTGGGAGGATGCTACAGTAGATTTTATGATTAGAGGGGGTTATAATGTCATAAACCAAATAAAACAG GTGAAGCATAAATGCCTGATCCTGTGGGGAGAGGATGATGGAATAATAAGCAGCAAACTAGCATAT AGGTTGCATCAGGAACTCCCAGACGCTATTCTGAGGCAGGTCCGGCAGTGTGGCCATATTCCTCACGTGGAGAAGCCAAGGGAGGCCGCAAAACATGTTCTTGAATTCCTCGCAAGAAACACGTCAGACAAGTCAGACCAGTCTCCTTCCGAGCCGTCAGACAAGTCAGACCAGTCTCCTTCCGAGCCGTCAGTAGTCGT GAACCGCTGA